The proteins below are encoded in one region of Bacteroidota bacterium:
- the clpX gene encoding ATP-dependent Clp protease ATP-binding subunit ClpX gives MPRCSFCLRPADEVTTLISAPYGDAYICDICSANNVELLRAHLPDFTPRANTRKAGLARVTPRSIKKSLDEYVIGQDEAKKVLSVAVYNHFKRIESETLIGVPGFEDTEIEKANILLMGPTGTGKTLLARTLARILDVPFAVADATTLTEAGYVGDDVESILSALLQSAEYDVSRAERGIVYLDEVDKISRRSDSASITRDVSGEGVQQGLLKLLEGTVAGVPPKGGRKHPEQPLIYINTKHILFIAGGAFDGLEKIILKRMHQNPIGFGAAFPEKSEEKEQNIFQFAEQDDLLKFGFIPELIGRLPVLAALNGLSREALLQILTEPKNALVKQYKKLFAMEGVELDFRADALDAIIDEAVRRGTGARALRSIMEKVLTELMFSLPDDAKLERVTVTRESVEGTGKPITTRSGAGESLAA, from the coding sequence ATGCCGCGGTGTTCGTTCTGTCTGCGGCCGGCCGACGAGGTGACGACGCTCATCAGCGCGCCGTATGGCGATGCGTATATCTGCGATATCTGTTCGGCGAACAATGTCGAGCTGCTGCGGGCGCATCTGCCCGACTTCACGCCGCGCGCGAACACGCGCAAAGCCGGCCTCGCACGCGTCACGCCTCGTTCGATCAAGAAATCGCTCGATGAGTATGTGATCGGGCAGGACGAAGCGAAGAAGGTCCTTTCGGTCGCGGTCTATAACCACTTCAAGCGCATCGAATCCGAGACGCTCATCGGCGTGCCGGGCTTCGAGGACACCGAGATCGAGAAAGCGAATATCCTCTTGATGGGTCCGACCGGCACGGGCAAGACGCTGCTGGCTCGGACGCTCGCGCGCATCCTCGACGTGCCGTTCGCCGTCGCCGATGCAACGACGCTCACCGAAGCGGGGTACGTCGGCGACGACGTGGAGTCGATCCTCTCGGCGCTGCTGCAGTCGGCCGAGTACGACGTCAGCCGTGCCGAGCGCGGCATCGTGTATCTCGATGAGGTCGATAAGATCTCGCGCCGCAGCGATAGCGCGTCGATCACGCGCGATGTGTCCGGCGAAGGCGTGCAGCAGGGCTTGTTGAAACTGCTCGAAGGCACGGTCGCGGGCGTCCCGCCCAAAGGCGGCCGCAAGCATCCCGAGCAGCCGCTGATCTATATCAATACGAAGCACATCCTCTTCATCGCCGGCGGCGCCTTCGATGGTCTGGAAAAGATCATCCTCAAGCGCATGCACCAGAACCCGATCGGGTTCGGCGCGGCATTCCCGGAGAAGAGCGAGGAGAAAGAGCAAAACATTTTCCAATTCGCCGAGCAGGACGACCTATTGAAATTTGGCTTCATCCCCGAGCTCATCGGCCGCTTGCCGGTGCTTGCCGCGTTGAATGGTTTGTCGCGCGAGGCGCTGCTGCAGATCCTCACCGAGCCGAAGAACGCGCTCGTGAAGCAGTACAAAAAACTCTTCGCGATGGAAGGCGTCGAGCTCGACTTCCGCGCCGATGCGCTCGATGCGATCATCGACGAAGCCGTCCGCCGCGGGACGGGTGCACGTGCGCTGCGCTCGATCATGGAGAAGGTCCTGACCGAGCTGATGTTCTCGCTGCCCGACGATGCGAAGCTCGAACGCGTGACCGTCACGCGCGAAAGCGTCGAAGGCACAGGCAAGCCGATCACGACTCGCAGCGGAGCGGGGGAGTCGCTGGCGGCGTGA
- a CDS encoding methyltransferase domain-containing protein, giving the protein MNTTARFSDRVENYIKYRPSYPPELIEYLQRELGLDPGSVVADVGSGTGIFTELLAKTGATIFAVEPNVPMREASEQLLALYPNIRHIGGTSDATTLADHSVGIITAAQAFHWFDPESARTEFLRILKPDGWVVLVWNDREIDATPFLQEYESLLLTHGTDYKDVSHAWGDLTAMRTLFGGEYRHVTFENRQVFGLEGMLGRLLSSSYVPNEGPALEAMIAAFTDLFRQHADDGRVVFEYTTNVYYGQIDVKTDNFSETTSRQPELE; this is encoded by the coding sequence ATGAATACTACCGCCCGTTTTTCCGATCGCGTTGAGAACTACATTAAGTACCGGCCGTCGTATCCTCCGGAGTTGATCGAGTATTTGCAGCGAGAGCTCGGGCTTGATCCGGGTTCGGTGGTTGCTGATGTCGGGTCTGGGACGGGGATATTCACGGAGCTACTCGCCAAGACCGGCGCGACCATATTTGCTGTCGAACCGAATGTGCCGATGCGCGAGGCGTCAGAGCAATTGCTCGCGCTGTATCCGAATATTCGTCACATCGGCGGGACGTCTGACGCCACCACGCTCGCCGATCATTCGGTCGGTATCATCACCGCTGCGCAGGCATTCCACTGGTTCGATCCCGAATCTGCCCGCACTGAGTTCTTGCGTATACTCAAGCCCGATGGTTGGGTCGTGCTGGTCTGGAACGACCGGGAAATCGACGCAACGCCATTCCTGCAAGAGTATGAATCATTGCTCTTAACACATGGTACCGACTATAAGGATGTAAGTCATGCCTGGGGTGATCTGACGGCGATGAGGACGCTGTTCGGTGGTGAGTACCGGCACGTGACGTTCGAGAACCGGCAGGTCTTTGGTCTCGAGGGGATGCTGGGGCGGCTTCTTTCGTCGTCGTATGTGCCGAACGAGGGACCGGCGCTTGAGGCAATGATAGCGGCATTTACCGATCTATTTCGGCAGCATGCCGACGACGGTCGGGTAGTCTTCGAATACACGACGAACGTGTATTACGGCCAGATAGATGTTAAGACAGACAATTTCTCCGAAACGACATCTCGGCAGCCAGAGTTAGAATAA